A portion of the Pedobacter cryoconitis genome contains these proteins:
- a CDS encoding fumarate reductase/succinate dehydrogenase flavoprotein subunit, with translation MADFNANIPEGELTVKWTKLRSSMPLVNPANKRSIEIIVVGSGLAGASAAATLAEMGYKVKCFCFQDSPRRAHSIAAQGGINAAKNYQNDGDSVYRLFYDTIKGGDYRSREANVHRLAEVSANIIDQCVAQGVPLAREYGGLLDNRSFGGTQVQRTFYAAGQTGQQLLLGAYSALERQIGMGKVEMFTRHEMLEVVKIEGKARGIIARNLITGELERHFGHAVLLGTGGYGNVFYLSTNAMGSNVTAAWKAHKKGAFFGNPCFTQIHPTCIPVSGDHQSKLTLMSESLRNDGRIWVSKKKDDQRIATDIPEDERDYYLERRYPAFGNLVPRDVASRAAKERCDAGYGVGISKLAVYLDFKANTERYGRIEASVHNIHNPDKETCMRLGREVIKEKYGNLFDMYKQITGEDPYELPMRIYPAVHYTMGGLWVDYNLMTTVPGLYALGEANFSDHGANRLGASALMQGLADGYFVIPYTIGSYISKELATKAISLDHPAFVEAEASVKAILDKFISIKGTKSVDFFHKKLGKIMWEKCGMARNAKGLSEAIVEIQQLRKDFWSDVRVPGSTDEFNPELEKAGRVADFIELGELMCMDALNRNESCGGHFREEYQTEEGEALRDDENYAYVSAWEYKDDVKFELHKEELKFENIKIAQRSYK, from the coding sequence ATGGCAGATTTTAATGCAAATATACCGGAAGGGGAACTGACCGTGAAATGGACTAAACTGAGGTCTTCAATGCCTCTGGTTAACCCGGCGAATAAAAGAAGTATAGAAATTATAGTAGTAGGTTCAGGGCTTGCAGGTGCTTCGGCAGCAGCAACCCTTGCTGAAATGGGATATAAAGTTAAATGTTTTTGTTTCCAGGATTCACCAAGAAGAGCGCACTCTATTGCAGCTCAGGGTGGTATCAATGCAGCAAAAAATTATCAGAATGATGGTGACAGTGTTTACCGTTTATTCTACGATACGATTAAAGGTGGTGATTACCGCTCCCGTGAAGCTAACGTTCACCGTTTAGCTGAGGTAAGTGCGAATATCATTGACCAGTGTGTGGCTCAGGGAGTTCCTCTGGCGAGAGAGTATGGTGGATTACTGGATAACCGTTCATTCGGTGGTACTCAGGTTCAGCGTACGTTTTATGCTGCCGGACAAACTGGTCAGCAATTGCTATTAGGTGCTTACAGTGCTTTAGAGCGTCAGATTGGTATGGGTAAAGTAGAGATGTTTACCCGTCATGAAATGCTTGAAGTTGTTAAAATTGAAGGTAAAGCACGTGGTATTATTGCCCGTAACTTAATTACAGGTGAACTGGAACGTCACTTCGGTCATGCGGTATTGTTAGGAACAGGTGGTTACGGAAACGTATTCTATCTTTCTACCAATGCGATGGGAAGTAACGTAACTGCAGCCTGGAAAGCACACAAAAAAGGAGCTTTCTTTGGTAATCCTTGTTTTACCCAGATCCACCCTACTTGTATCCCGGTATCAGGAGATCACCAATCGAAATTAACCCTGATGTCTGAGTCATTACGTAATGACGGACGTATCTGGGTTTCTAAGAAAAAAGACGATCAGCGTATCGCAACAGATATTCCTGAAGACGAAAGAGATTATTATTTAGAGCGTCGTTATCCTGCTTTCGGTAACCTTGTTCCACGTGATGTGGCTTCAAGAGCTGCCAAAGAGCGTTGTGACGCTGGTTATGGTGTTGGTATTTCTAAACTGGCTGTATACCTGGATTTCAAAGCAAATACAGAGCGTTACGGACGTATTGAAGCTTCAGTACACAATATCCACAATCCGGATAAAGAAACTTGCATGCGCTTAGGCCGTGAGGTGATCAAAGAGAAATACGGAAACTTGTTTGACATGTACAAACAGATTACTGGTGAAGATCCTTATGAATTACCAATGCGTATTTATCCTGCAGTTCACTATACAATGGGCGGGTTATGGGTAGATTATAACCTGATGACTACTGTGCCGGGCTTATATGCTTTAGGTGAGGCTAACTTCTCCGACCATGGTGCTAACCGCTTAGGTGCTTCTGCTTTGATGCAGGGACTTGCGGATGGTTACTTTGTAATCCCTTATACTATCGGTTCTTATATTTCTAAAGAGTTGGCTACTAAAGCAATTTCTCTGGATCATCCTGCATTTGTGGAGGCAGAAGCGAGTGTTAAAGCTATCCTTGATAAATTCATTTCAATTAAAGGAACAAAATCTGTAGACTTCTTCCACAAGAAATTAGGTAAGATCATGTGGGAAAAATGTGGAATGGCGCGTAATGCAAAAGGACTTTCTGAAGCGATTGTAGAAATACAACAATTGCGTAAAGATTTCTGGTCTGATGTACGTGTTCCTGGTTCAACAGATGAATTCAATCCTGAGTTAGAAAAAGCTGGCCGTGTAGCTGACTTTATCGAATTGGGTGAGCTGATGTGTATGGATGCATTGAACAGAAATGAATCATGCGGAGGTCACTTCAGAGAAGAATATCAGACTGAAGAAGGTGAAGC
- a CDS encoding succinate dehydrogenase cytochrome b subunit → MASFGNAFSSSIGKKLIMGITGLFLILFLIVHCFINSLIFLNDGGLTFNLGAHFMATNWLIRGSEVILMVGLLLHIVQGLRLTFQNQASRPVKYAVNDGNANSKWYSRSMGLLGTLLLIFLIVHLSNFWVVSRFTGIPTTDSNGHEDLFAVMRETFQNVWIVVLYVFAMASLAYHLLHGFASAFQTLGWNHKKYSPLIKGFGVWYSIIIALLFAAMPIAVHTGLIK, encoded by the coding sequence ATGGCTAGTTTCGGAAACGCTTTTTCCTCGTCTATAGGAAAAAAACTAATAATGGGTATCACCGGCCTGTTTCTTATTTTATTTCTAATTGTGCATTGCTTTATCAATTCGTTGATATTTCTGAATGACGGTGGATTAACATTCAATCTTGGTGCTCACTTTATGGCTACAAACTGGTTAATCAGAGGGTCAGAAGTTATACTGATGGTTGGCTTGCTTTTACACATTGTACAGGGCCTTCGTCTGACTTTTCAAAATCAGGCTTCCCGCCCGGTAAAGTATGCAGTGAATGATGGAAATGCAAATAGTAAATGGTACTCCCGCTCCATGGGGTTATTAGGGACATTATTGTTAATCTTCCTGATTGTGCATTTATCTAATTTCTGGGTAGTATCTCGTTTTACAGGTATCCCGACAACAGATTCAAATGGACATGAAGATTTGTTCGCAGTAATGAGAGAGACTTTTCAAAATGTTTGGATCGTGGTTTTATATGTCTTTGCAATGGCATCGTTAGCTTACCATTTATTACATGGTTTCGCTTCTGCATTCCAGACCTTAGGATGGAACCACAAAAAGTATAGTCCGCTTATCAAAGGTTTTGGGGTATGGTATTCCATTATCATCGCCTTACTTTTTGCAGCTATGCCTATTGCAGTGCATACAGGACTTATTAAATAA